A stretch of DNA from Streptomyces sp. NBC_01197:
GGGGCGGCGACGACCCGGAGTACGAGCTGGAGCGTGCTGTGGTCACGGTGGCGCGGGCGGCCCGGATGCGGCACTGACGGCCGCTCGGGACATGTCCTGACGCCCACGGAATGACGGCCCCGGACCTGCCCCCCGTGCGTGACGCCCCCGTACATGCCGAAGGCCCCGCCTCCGTCCTGGGGAAGGACGAGGGCAGGGCCTCGGCTCAAGCGTTGGTGCGCCGCACCCGCGTGGCGAACGCAGGCCGTGTGCGGCGCGGGGTGTCGTACCGGAGCGGTAGAGGGGCCGCTGGGCCCGGGACGACGGGGTCGGGCTGGGGCTCGGAGAGAGCCCCGTAAGTCGGAGTCACACGAGAGAAGTCACCCGAAAGCAGTCAGCCGCGAGGACGGACCGGATCGGTCAGCTTCAGGCGGAGAGACCGGCAACGCGCTTGGCGATCGCCGACTTCTTGTTGGCCGCGGAGTTCTTGTGGATGACGCCCTTGCTGACGGCCTTGTCGAGCTGCTGCGAGGCCAGCCGAGCGGCCGCGGTGGCCTTCTCGACGTCGCCCGCGGCAGCGGCCTCACGGGACTTGCGGATCGCGGTCTTGAGCGACGACTTGACGGCCTTGTTGCGCAGGCGCGCCTTCTCGTTGGTCTTGTTCCGCTTGATCTGGGACTTGATGTTCGCCACGAAAAGCCTTTTCAGGTTCGATGAATTTCGAATTTCCATGAGTGCCCCCGCACCGACCGGCACGAACCGTGTGGAGCGTTCATCCGGAAGGCCCAGGAGGCACAGCTGACCACGGTACCAGCCCGCCATCCACCGGCCCAAAACGGGCTCAGCCCCCCGGCCATGGGACCATGGAGCTTACGTATCGATCCGCCATCGCCCGAGACGAGACGCCCGGCGTCTCAAGAATCAGGACCCTGCGTGCCCGCGACTCCTACCAACGTGCCCGAGCCGAGCCGTACCGACCCGGCGCTGATCCGCAACTTCTGCATCATCGCGCACATCGACCACGGCAAGTCGACCCTTGCCGACCGGATGCTCCAGCTGACCGGGGTGGTCGACCAGCGGCAGATGCGCGCTCAGTACCTCGACCGTATGGACATCGAGCGCGAGCGCGGCATCACGATCAAGTCCCAGGCCGTCCGGCTGCCCTGGGCGCCCACCACGGGCGGGGACCTGGGCACCACCCATGTCCTGAACATGATCGACACCCCTGGTCACGTGGACTTCACCTATGAGGTCTCCCGTTCCCTCGCCGCCTGCGAGGGCACGGTCCTGCTGGTCGACGCGGCCCAGGGCATCGAGGCACAGACCCTCGCCAACCTCTATCTGGCGATGGAGAACGACCTCACGATCGTTCCGGTCCTCAACAAGATCGACCTGCCGGCCGCGCAGCCCGAGAAGTTCTCCGAGGAGCTGGCGAACCTCATCGGCTGCCAGCCTGAGGACGTGCTCAAGGTCTCGGCGAAGACCGGCGTCGGGGTGGACGCGCTCCTCGACCGCGTGGTCAAGGACGTGCCCGCGCCGGTGGGCCGGGCCGACGCCCCCGCCCGCGCGATGATCTTCGACTCGGTCTACGACTCGTACCGGGGCGTCGTCACGTACGTCAGGGTCATCGACGGCTCGCTGAACAAGCGCGAGCGCATCCGGATGATGTCCACCAACGCCACCCACGAACTCCTGGAGATCGGCGTCTCCTCGCCGGAGATGACCCCCTCGGACGGCCTGGGCGTCGGCGAGGTCGGCTACATCATCACCGGTGTGAAGGACGTCAGGCAGTCGAAGGTCGGTGACACGATCACCTCGCTGCACAAGGGCGCGACGGAGGCCCTGGGCGGCTACAAGGACCCCAAGCCGATGGTGTTCTCCGGGCTCTACCCGCTGGACGGCTCCGACTATCCGGACCTCCGTGAGGCCCTGGAGAAGCTCCAGCTCAACGATGCCGCCCTGGTGTACGAGCCGGAGACGTCGGCTGCTCTCGGCTTCGGCTTCCGGGTCGGCTTCCTCGGCCTGCTCCACCTCGACGTGGTCCGGGAGCGGCTGGAGCGCGAGTTCAACCTGGAGCTCATCGCCACCGCGCCCAACGTGGTCTACCGCGTGGACATGGAGGACGGCACCGAGCACATCGTCACCAACCCGAGCGAGTTCCCCGAGGGGAAGATCGACAAGGTGCACGAGCCGGTCGTCCGCGCCACGGTGCTGGCCCCCAGCGAGTTCATCGGCGCGATCATGGAGCTCTGCCAGAACCGCCGCGGCACGCTGCTCGGGATGGACTACCTCTCCGAGGACCGGGTCGAGATCCGCTACACCCTTCCGCTCGCCGAGATCGTCTTCGACTTCTTCGACCAGCTGAAGTCGAAGACCCGCGGCTACGCCTCGCTCGACTACGAGCCCACCGGCGAGCAGGCGGCCCAGCTCGTCAAGGTCGACATCCTGCTGCACGGCGACAAGGTCGACGCGTTCTCCGCCGTCACGCACAAGGACAAGGCGTACGCGTACGGGGTGCGGCTCGTCGCCAAGCTGCAGAAGCTGATTCCGCGGCAGAACTTCGAGGTGCCGATCCAGGCGGCCATCGGCGCCCGGGTCATCGCCCGTGAGACCGTCCGCGCCATCCGCAAGGACGTCCTCGCCAAGTGCTACGGCGGTGACATCTCCCGTAAGCGGAAGCTGCTGGAGAAGCAGAAGGAGGGCAAGAAGCGGATGAAGATGGTCGGCAACGTGGAGGTCCCGCAGGAGGCCTTCATCGCGGTGCTGTCGACCGACGAGTCCGGCGAGAGCAAGAAGAAGTAACCGGCCCGAGGCCAGAGGTGACCTGCGCGAACCGGCGGTAACCGGCGAGAACCGGAACGAGAACCAACAGACGGGCCCCCGCGCTGCGGCATGGGGGCCCGTTCGTTATGAAGCACACGGCCGTTCCCTCTTACGTGGCGGACACAGGCGCTCTACTCTGATCACTAGTTACTCGCCAGTTTAATAACAGCCACCAGCCAGTCGCGCAGAGCTGCCCGCAGGCCCGGAGGACGACGTCGTGAGCGACACACAGACCTTGATCGAGACCCGGCCGCCCTCCGTGGCGACCCTTTTCACCCAGCGGGTGGCCCAGACGCCCGATGCCGAGGCGTACCGCTATCCGGTACCCGCGGCTTCCGGTGACGGACCTGATGAGTGGAAGTCCCTGAGCTGGGGCCAGGCGGCCGGGCGGGTGTACGCCATCGCCGCCGGCCTCATCGAACTCGGCGTGCGGCCCGAGGAGCGCGTCGCGCTCGCCTCCTCGACCCGGGTCGAATGGATTCTGGCCGACCTCGGCGTGATGTGCGCGGGAGCCGCGACGACGACGATCTATCCGTCGACCAACACCGAGGAGTCCGCGTACATCCTCTCCGACTCCGAGAGCCGGGTGCTGATCGCGGAGGACGCCGGGCAGCTCGCCAAGGCGCGGGAGCGGCGCGCTGAGCTGCCGGACCTCCGCCATGTCGTGGTGATCGACAGCGCGGGCCTGGAGCCCGACCAGGCGGACGAGGCCGGCTGGGTCCGTACGCTCGCCGATCTGGAGGCCCGCGGAGTCGCGTACCTGGCGGCGAACCCCGGTGCGGTCAAGGAGCGGATCGGCGCCATCACAGCTGATCAGCTCGCCACCCTGATCTACACCTCGGGCACCACGGGCAGGCCCAAGGGCGTACGGCTGCCGCACGACAACTGGTCGTACATGGCCAAGGCCACGGTCTCCACCGGGCTGATCACCAAGGACGACGTCCAGTACCTCTGGCTGCCGCTCGCGCACGTCTTCGGCAAGGTGCTGACCTCCGGCCAGATCGAGGTCGGCCATGTCACCGCGGTGGACGGCCGGGTGGACAAGATCATCGAGAACCTTCCGGTGGTCCAGCCGACCTATATGGCAGCCGTCCCGAGGATCTTCGAGAAGGTCTACAACGGGGTCGCGGCCAAGGCGCGGGCCGGTGGCGGCGCCAAGTACAAGATCTTCCAGTGGGCCGCCGAAGTGGCACGCGAGTACGCGAAGGTCACCCAGGACAACTTCCGGCACACCGGCTCCGCTTCGGCGCCGTTCGCGCTCTCGGCCAAGCACAAGGTCGCCGACGCGCTGGTGTACGCCAAGATCCGGGAGGCGTTCGGCGGGCGGCTGCGCGCCTGTGTCTCGGGCTCCGCCGCGCTCGCCCCCGACATCGGGCTGTTCTTCGCCGGTGCTGGCATCCACATCCTGGAGGGGTACGGCCTCACCGAGTCGAGCGCCGCCTCCTTCGTCAACCCCGGGGAGGCCTACCGCACCGGAACCGTCGGCAAGCCGCTGCCCGGCACCGAGGTCCGGATCGCCGACGACGGTGAGGTCATGCTCCGCGGCCCCGGCATCATGGCGGGCTACCACCGGCTGCCGGAGAAGACCGCCGAAGTGCTGGAGTCCGACGGCTGGTTCCACACCGGCGACATCGGGGAGCTGTCGTCCGACGGCTATCTGCGGATCACCGACCGCAAGAAGGACCTGATCAAGACGTCCGGCGGCAAGTACATCGCACCGGCCGAGGTCGAGGGCCAGTTCAAGGCGGTGTGCCCGTTCGTCTCCAACATCCTGGTGCACGGCGCGGACCGTAACTTCTGTACGGCCCTGATCTCCCTCGACGAGCCGACCATCCTGGGCTGGGCCGAGGAGAACGGCCTGGGCGGCCGCTCGTACGCCGACGTGGTGGCCTCAAAGGAGGTCGAGTCGCTGATCGACGGCTATGTGAAGCGGCTCAACGAGGGACTCCAGCGCTGGCAGACGGTCAAGAAGTTCCGGCTGCTGCCGCGCGACCTGGACATCGAGCACGGAGAGCTGACCCCCAGCCTCAAGCTGAAGCGGCCGGTCGTCGAGCGGGAGTACAAGGCGCTCATCGACGACATGTACGCGGGCTCGCGCGAGGCGTAGCGCGGGCGCGGAGCGGGACCGGCGGCGGACCCCACCGCCGGCCCCCCCACCCGCAATCACCCCCGGGAGACGGTTCCACAGGACCGGAGCCATACCGGATTCCTGTCTCGGCCACCGCACCCACCAGCGCTTTCCTTTTCCGACACGGCCCATTTGAGTAACTCGACGCATATGGGCGGGCTCCGTCTGTCACTCTGTCGGTGTCGTCGTTGGCGCAACGTCAGATCTGGTCAGGGAGCCACCGAGTGGGGTCCATTCCCGGGTCCATTCCCGTACAGAGGGAGACCGCGGTCCATGCCGTGCGCCCCTCCGGACCACCGGCAGGCATGCCGTCGGTGGTCCGCACCAGCCTGCCCGGCAACCCGCTGTCCCCGTCCGCCGCGCGCCGGTTCGTCCGGGCCGCGCTCGCCGACTGGACCGCGCTCGGGCTGCCGGCCACCGGATTCACCGACCAGCTCGCCGACGACTCCGCCCTGATCGCCAGCGAACTCGTCACCAACGCCGTCGTGCACGCGGGCACCACGGTCGAGGTGCTCGTACGGCTGGAGGGCGCGGCAGGCGACGAGCCGCCCGCGCTGGTGATCGAGGTCTCGGACCAGCACCCGTCGCGGGAGGTGCGCAACGACCCGGAGCACCACCACGACGGCCTGCCGGAGTACGGCCGCGGGCTGCGGCTCGTCTCGTCCCTGGCCGAGGCCTGGGGCATCACCTACCGCACCGGGCTCAAGACGGTCTGGACCCGGCTGCCGCTCGACGGAGGTGACCCGCAGTCCGCCGCCGGCAGCGCCCCCCGCCTCCGGCACGGACTGCGCGCCGCCGAGATCCTGGCCTCCGCGCCCCGGCACAGACAGGGCGCGGAGCGGGAGTGGAGCAGCAGCGGGGCGCTGAGCTTCCTCGCCGAGGCCTCCGAACTGCTCGCAGGGCAGTTCGACGAGGACATGATCGCCGCACTCGCCGCGCAGCTCCTGGTGCCCAGGCTCGGCGACTGGTGCGCCGTCTGGCTGGACCCGGAGGCGGGCGGCCCCGGACGCAGACCGAGGCTGTCGCGGGTCTGGCACGCCCACGAGAGCCGGATCGACGAGCTGCGGGCCGTACTGGAGAAGGAGCCGCCCCAGTTGCCCGAGTCCGCGCGGGGCGGCGCCGTGGCCCTGGAGTGGCCCTTCGCCGACGGGACGGCGGGTGCCGACGGCACAGCGGGTGCCGACGGCACAGTGCTCGGCTACCGGCTGCTCGCGGCGGGCCGCCCGCTGGGCACCCTGCTGCTCGGCCGGGCCGCCGGGCGGCGCGCCCACGAGGAAGTGACCGCGCTGGTGGGCGACTTCGCGCGCCGGGTCGCACTGGCGATCGGCGCCGCGCGCCAGTACACCCGGCAGGCCACCATCAGCAGGGTCCTCCAGCGCGGCCTGCTGCCCAGCAGCGTCGCCGAGATCCCCGGCATGGACAGCGCCCTCGTCTACGAGCCGCGCGGCGAGGGCGTCGCGGGCGGCGACTTCTACGACGTCTTCCCCGGCGACAGCGCGGGCGGCCGCTGGTGCTTCGCGCTCGGCGACGTCCAGGGCA
This window harbors:
- the rpsT gene encoding 30S ribosomal protein S20, translated to MANIKSQIKRNKTNEKARLRNKAVKSSLKTAIRKSREAAAAGDVEKATAAARLASQQLDKAVSKGVIHKNSAANKKSAIAKRVAGLSA
- the lepA gene encoding translation elongation factor 4, producing MPATPTNVPEPSRTDPALIRNFCIIAHIDHGKSTLADRMLQLTGVVDQRQMRAQYLDRMDIERERGITIKSQAVRLPWAPTTGGDLGTTHVLNMIDTPGHVDFTYEVSRSLAACEGTVLLVDAAQGIEAQTLANLYLAMENDLTIVPVLNKIDLPAAQPEKFSEELANLIGCQPEDVLKVSAKTGVGVDALLDRVVKDVPAPVGRADAPARAMIFDSVYDSYRGVVTYVRVIDGSLNKRERIRMMSTNATHELLEIGVSSPEMTPSDGLGVGEVGYIITGVKDVRQSKVGDTITSLHKGATEALGGYKDPKPMVFSGLYPLDGSDYPDLREALEKLQLNDAALVYEPETSAALGFGFRVGFLGLLHLDVVRERLEREFNLELIATAPNVVYRVDMEDGTEHIVTNPSEFPEGKIDKVHEPVVRATVLAPSEFIGAIMELCQNRRGTLLGMDYLSEDRVEIRYTLPLAEIVFDFFDQLKSKTRGYASLDYEPTGEQAAQLVKVDILLHGDKVDAFSAVTHKDKAYAYGVRLVAKLQKLIPRQNFEVPIQAAIGARVIARETVRAIRKDVLAKCYGGDISRKRKLLEKQKEGKKRMKMVGNVEVPQEAFIAVLSTDESGESKKK
- a CDS encoding AMP-dependent synthetase/ligase produces the protein MSDTQTLIETRPPSVATLFTQRVAQTPDAEAYRYPVPAASGDGPDEWKSLSWGQAAGRVYAIAAGLIELGVRPEERVALASSTRVEWILADLGVMCAGAATTTIYPSTNTEESAYILSDSESRVLIAEDAGQLAKARERRAELPDLRHVVVIDSAGLEPDQADEAGWVRTLADLEARGVAYLAANPGAVKERIGAITADQLATLIYTSGTTGRPKGVRLPHDNWSYMAKATVSTGLITKDDVQYLWLPLAHVFGKVLTSGQIEVGHVTAVDGRVDKIIENLPVVQPTYMAAVPRIFEKVYNGVAAKARAGGGAKYKIFQWAAEVAREYAKVTQDNFRHTGSASAPFALSAKHKVADALVYAKIREAFGGRLRACVSGSAALAPDIGLFFAGAGIHILEGYGLTESSAASFVNPGEAYRTGTVGKPLPGTEVRIADDGEVMLRGPGIMAGYHRLPEKTAEVLESDGWFHTGDIGELSSDGYLRITDRKKDLIKTSGGKYIAPAEVEGQFKAVCPFVSNILVHGADRNFCTALISLDEPTILGWAEENGLGGRSYADVVASKEVESLIDGYVKRLNEGLQRWQTVKKFRLLPRDLDIEHGELTPSLKLKRPVVEREYKALIDDMYAGSREA
- a CDS encoding SpoIIE family protein phosphatase is translated as MPSVVRTSLPGNPLSPSAARRFVRAALADWTALGLPATGFTDQLADDSALIASELVTNAVVHAGTTVEVLVRLEGAAGDEPPALVIEVSDQHPSREVRNDPEHHHDGLPEYGRGLRLVSSLAEAWGITYRTGLKTVWTRLPLDGGDPQSAAGSAPRLRHGLRAAEILASAPRHRQGAEREWSSSGALSFLAEASELLAGQFDEDMIAALAAQLLVPRLGDWCAVWLDPEAGGPGRRPRLSRVWHAHESRIDELRAVLEKEPPQLPESARGGAVALEWPFADGTAGADGTAGADGTVLGYRLLAAGRPLGTLLLGRAAGRRAHEEVTALVGDFARRVALAIGAARQYTRQATISRVLQRGLLPSSVAEIPGMDSALVYEPRGEGVAGGDFYDVFPGDSAGGRWCFALGDVQGSGPEAAVVTGLARPWLRLLAREGYQVSEVLDRLNKLLLDDAMETAEAAARMVAMAGGQELHEDPQSRFLSLLYGELVPLPDGAGVRCTLASAGHPLPLLLSPDGTVRAAAAPQMLLGVIEGVTYESETFDLLPGDTLLCVTDGVTERRAGPRMFDDGDGLSAELAGCTGLTAQGVAERIKQAVYAFGVEPLDDDMALLVLRAE